One Rosa chinensis cultivar Old Blush chromosome 3, RchiOBHm-V2, whole genome shotgun sequence DNA window includes the following coding sequences:
- the LOC112193622 gene encoding L-type lectin-domain containing receptor kinase IV.1 has product MFVKLSAFLVLLVLLAPAEAQDLNFIYNDGFSGRSGLNLSLDGIAEITPKGLLKLTKPIKQRSGHAFYPNPVTFKNSENDSAFSFSTNFIFAIQPEYTTSGGDGMAFVIAPTRGLPEALPIQYLGLFNVSNNGNFNNHVFAVELDTIQNPEFSDINENHVGIDINGLHSVKAAPAGYFDGQLKNLTLISGKEMRVWVEYDGTKKQIEVTMAPIAVATKSPTPLLSLKYDLSPILNKTMYVGFSSSTGPFRTSHYVVGWSFRMNGQAQDLIASKLPKLPSIAGKKRSMLFTFGVPLISVVFLVVSGVLYVIRRKRKFAEVLEDWELEYGPQRFKYRELYIATKGFREKELLGTGGFGKVYRGLLPSSKIEIAVKRVSHESRQGMKEFVAEIVSIGRLRHRNIVQLLGYCRRKGELLLVYDYMPNGSLDKYLFDQPEVTLNWSQRFKVIKGVASGLFYLHEEWEQVVIHRDVKASNVLLDGEFNGRLGDFGLARLYDHGTDPQTTHIVGTLGYLAPEHTRTGRATTSTDVFAFGAFLLEVACGKRPIKTQGPEDMLLVDWVFSCWNRSNILEARDQSFGTDFLAKEVELVLKLGLLCSHSEPAARPSMRQVVQYLAGDAALPEASLLGLSSSGLAVGHSEGFDDYATSYQSSLGKGSSHSSYVAESAILSGGR; this is encoded by the exons ATGTTTGTCAAGCTTTCTGCTTTCCTAGTACTACTAGTACTTCTGGCACCCGCAGAAGCCCAAGACCTAAATTTCATCTACAATGATGGTTTCTCTGGCCGTTCTGGTCTTAATCTCAGTCTAGACGGCATAGCAGAGATCACACCAAAAGGTCTCTTGAAGCTTACAAAGCCCATCAAACAGAGAAGTGGTCATGCCTTCTACCCTAACCCAGTAACCTTCAAGAACTCAGAGAACGACTCCGCTTTCTCCTTCTCCACCAACTTTATCTTTGCCATCCAACCAGAGTACACTACTTCCGGCGGCGATGGAATGGCCTTTGTCATCGCTCCGACGAGAGGCCTCCCCGAAGCTCTGCCGATCCAGTACTTGGGCCTGTTCAACGTCTCCAACAATGGGAATTTCAACAATCATGTTTTTGCTGTGGAGCTTGACACGATCCAGAACCCGGAATTCAGTGACATCAATGAAAACCATGTTGGGATCGACATCAATGGCTTGCACTCTGTCAAAGCTGCTCCAGCTGGTTATTTTGATGGTCAGTTGAAGAACCTGACTCTTATCAGTGGTAAAGAAATGAGAGTTTGGGTTGAATATGATGGTACCAAGAAGCAAATTGAAGTTACTATGGCTCCAATTGCTGTTGCAACTAAATCCCCAACTCCACTTTTGTCTTTGAAATATGACCTTTCCCCAATTCTCAACAAAACCATGTATGTTGGCTTTTCCTCTTCAACTGGTCCGTTCCGCACATCTCATTATGTAGTGGGTTGGAGCTTTAGGATGAATGGCCAAGCTCAAGACCTTATAGCTTCCAAACTTCCCAAGTTGCCTAGCATTGCAGGTAAAAAGAGGTCCATGCTTTTCACCTTTGGTGTGCCTCTGATTTCAGTGGTTTTTCTAGTGGTTTCTGGGGTGCTTTATGTCATAAGAAGGAAGAGGAAGTTTGCAGAAGTGCTTGAAGATTGGGAGCTGGAGTATGGTCCTCAGAGGTTTAAGTACAGAGAATTGTATATAGCCACCAAAGGGTTTAGGGAAAAGGAGCTTTTGGGAACTGGGGGATTTGGAAAAGTTTATAGAGGTTTATTACCCTCCTCTAAAATTGAGATTGCAGTGAAGAGGGTATCACATGAATCAAGACAggggatgaaggaatttgtagcAGAAATTGTTAGTATTGGCCGGCTTCGTCACCGGAATATAGTACAACTGTTGGGATATTGCAG GCGAAAAGGGGAGCTGCTTTTGGTCTATGACTACATGCCTAATGGAAGCTTGGACAAATACCTCTTTGATCAACCTGAGGTGACCCTTAATTGGAGCCAGAGGTTTAAAGTCATCAAAGGTGTGGCTTCAGGGCTGTTCTATCTTCATGAAGAATGGGAACAGGTTGTGATTCATAGAGATGTGAAGGCAAGTAATGTGTTGCTAGATGGGGAATTCAATGGAAGGCTAGGAGATTTCGGGCTTGCAAGATTATACGACCATGGAACAGACCCTCAAACTACTCATATAGTTGGAACACTCGGGTACCTAGCCCCAGAGCACACAAGAACAGGTCGGGCCACCACGAGCACCGACGTGTTTGCTTTTGGGGCATTTTTGCTCGAAGTTGCTTGCGGAAAAAGGCCAATTAAGACGCAGGGTCCAGAAGATATGCTTTTGGTTGATTGGGTGTTTTCTTGTTGGAATAGAAGTAACATCCTTGAGGCAAGAGATCAGAGCTTTGGTACGGATTTTTTAGCCAAGGAAGTGGAGTTGGTGTTGAAGCTTGGGCTTTTGTGCTCTCATTCGGAGCCAGCGGCAAGGCCAAGCATGCGACAAGTCGTTCAGTACTTGGCTGGGGATGCTGCTTTGCCGGAAGCATCACTTCTCGGGCTTTCTTCTAGTGGCTTAGCGGTTGGACACTCTGAAGGTTTTGATGACTATGCTACGTCGTATCAGTCTTCCTTAGGCAAGGGGTCCTCCCATTCATCATATGTTGCAGAGTCGGCAATACTTTCAGGTGGTCGTTGA